Sequence from the Natronomonas marina genome:
AGGCCGGTCAGGGCCGCAAGCCGATCGAGGTTCAGCGTCGCGATGCGGTGGCCGACCGACGCCGTCGTGATCACGCGTGCGCCCGGCGATAGCGCCGGCAGCAGCTCCGCGGTCAGCTGGTACGGCGAGAGGTGGTTGATGTGGAAGGTCCGCTCGACGCCGAGGTCGGTCTCGGAGTTGTCCTGAAACAGTCCGCCGGCGTTGTTGCAGAGCACGGCGAGTTCCCCGACCTCCTCGCGGACGGTCTCGGCCAGCGCCGACACCTCCTCGGGCCGCTCGAAGTCCGCGGCGACGAACCGTGCGTCGGCGCCGACGGCCTCGAGGTCGTCGACGACCCGCTGGCCAGCGTCGCGGTCGCGTCCGTGGACGACGATGTCGGCGCCGAGTCGCCCCAGCGACAGTGCGGCCTCACGCCCGAGGCCGCTTGTCGAACCGGTCACCAGGGCGGTCCGCCCCGAAAGGTCGACGTCCTCGATGCCAGCCTTCGTCTCCGGGTCCGCCTCGGAACCGAACATGTCGTCTCCGCGTACGGAACGGAGCGGTATTTATTACGCGGTTCCCGCGAGAACGCGGTCACCGACGGCGGCGGTAGAGCCCAGCGACAGCGAGCGCCACCAGTGCCGACAGCGGCGC
This genomic interval carries:
- a CDS encoding SDR family NAD(P)-dependent oxidoreductase, producing MFGSEADPETKAGIEDVDLSGRTALVTGSTSGLGREAALSLGRLGADIVVHGRDRDAGQRVVDDLEAVGADARFVAADFERPEEVSALAETVREEVGELAVLCNNAGGLFQDNSETDLGVERTFHINHLSPYQLTAELLPALSPGARVITTASVGHRIATLNLDRLAALTGLSPWAAYCRSKLANILFANELARRLVAAGRNVTSNSLHPGIVPGSEFSRALPAPAPQIGELVGEFPTTDSVEDGAATIVYLAASEAVEGVTGKYFARCRERRPAPDAVDAEAQRKLWTRSAELLGIEEPLADAVEG